The proteins below come from a single Staphylococcus sp. MI 10-1553 genomic window:
- the addB gene encoding helicase-exonuclease AddAB subunit AddB: MFRTFLGRAGTGKSTRMLAEIKDKMKAQPIGHPIIMITPMQGTYLYEQALVKDAALLGSVRTEVLHFERLGHRIIQELGGVHEKRLSSIAIEMMIYDILQEAQTELKLYRSQVGYMGFSTKVREQIQDFEKYAVTPEMVSEMAADAHLEPRTRHKLHDIGLIYEKLQERMSSEYITGEAMMNRLVALIPQSKWLKQAEIYIDGFHNFSTQEYQMIEALVKHVKSVTVALTTNGDQDVLSMFRKPSESLRHFEEMAQRVGQPLERLYFNTQQRFKAQSLTVLEQQFDALQPESHHAADDGILILEASTTREEVNEVARVILRDVREKQYRYQDIAILYRDPSYVYLLDAILPQYDIPYNIDVKKSMTHHPIMEMLRTLIEVLQTEWQFEPLMRLLKTNVLTQTIPDSAYLVHLLENFAIERGIYGKRWLDPQYFELNQFRKMGIRPTDPLTEEETATFERVIDLKTKVFNQLLKFEEKLAQGSNAKAFATYFYETMEDFELPNQLMTQRDMLDEQGEHEAAEEIDQIWNGFIRVLDDVVTVFGERDMTLTRFLEVLDVGLNELEFSMIPQTLDQVTIGTMDLAKVENKKHVYMIGMNDGIMPQAINGSGLISDNEKKDFETYAGVQLSPTSDILQMDEAFVCYFAMTRATEAVTFSYSLMDANGAEREKSPFLHDIRQMFRNLDIIQLTHQHARDTLSLIEHSHQTKVHLFEAFKTWLDEGLISDTWFTTYAVMAQYPQLNDGLTHLKSALTYNNDTVQLDADLTTQLYGKAIHASVSRFEGYQSCPFKHYTSHGLRLNERTKYQLQNFDLGTIFHDVLKYIAEKVEGRFNQLTELQIAELTNDALETLLPHVQFNLLNSTSYYRYLSQRIGAIVQATLYAMKYQTSHSQFKPIAFEKSFRKSPKDASELKAETLYTSQGMPIYIRGQIDRIDTYQKDNKSFVNIIDYKSSSSSASLDLVKVYYGLQMQMMTYMDIALQNKERLGLVEEVKPGGFLYMYVHQYRDEKRAWNDIEAAKLDEAFLKSYQLQGLLNNDVDVLEAYDERLTAGFKSDIVPLGMKKDGSLNATSKVADEQTIYKLIQHNKQNFVDIASRIMDGHNEVAPMQYRNHLPCQYCQYQAVCHVDSMIDSPKYRRVDEKIKPLEILAAEEEEDEI, translated from the coding sequence ATGTTTCGAACATTTTTAGGTCGTGCTGGAACGGGCAAAAGCACACGCATGTTAGCAGAAATTAAAGACAAAATGAAGGCACAACCGATAGGGCATCCTATCATTATGATCACGCCGATGCAAGGGACGTATTTGTATGAACAAGCACTCGTCAAAGATGCCGCGTTGTTAGGGAGTGTACGTACAGAAGTGTTGCACTTTGAACGACTGGGTCATCGCATCATCCAAGAATTAGGTGGGGTGCATGAAAAACGTTTGTCGTCGATTGCCATTGAGATGATGATTTATGATATTTTACAAGAAGCACAAACAGAGTTGAAGTTGTACCGCTCACAAGTGGGTTATATGGGGTTTAGTACAAAAGTGCGGGAACAAATTCAAGATTTTGAAAAATATGCTGTGACCCCTGAGATGGTTTCGGAAATGGCTGCAGATGCACACCTTGAACCACGCACCCGTCATAAGTTGCATGACATTGGTTTGATTTATGAAAAATTGCAAGAACGTATGTCTTCGGAATATATTACTGGCGAAGCGATGATGAATCGACTGGTCGCGCTTATTCCACAGTCGAAGTGGCTCAAACAAGCAGAAATATACATAGATGGATTTCATAATTTTTCTACTCAAGAATACCAAATGATCGAAGCTTTAGTGAAACATGTGAAGTCCGTGACGGTGGCATTAACGACAAACGGTGATCAAGATGTATTAAGTATGTTCCGTAAGCCATCTGAGTCGTTACGTCATTTTGAAGAGATGGCTCAGCGTGTCGGCCAACCACTCGAACGGTTGTATTTCAATACACAGCAACGATTCAAAGCACAGTCATTAACCGTGTTAGAACAGCAGTTTGACGCATTACAACCTGAAAGTCACCATGCAGCAGACGATGGGATTCTCATACTAGAAGCATCGACGACACGTGAAGAGGTCAATGAAGTGGCACGAGTGATTTTAAGAGATGTGCGTGAAAAGCAGTACCGTTATCAAGATATTGCAATTTTGTATCGTGATCCGTCATATGTCTATTTGTTAGATGCGATTTTGCCACAATATGATATTCCGTACAATATTGACGTCAAAAAATCGATGACGCACCATCCGATTATGGAAATGTTGCGTACATTAATCGAAGTACTACAAACAGAATGGCAGTTTGAACCGTTGATGCGCTTGTTGAAAACGAATGTCTTAACCCAAACGATTCCAGATAGTGCGTATTTAGTCCATTTGTTGGAAAACTTTGCGATAGAGCGGGGGATTTATGGCAAACGTTGGCTCGACCCGCAATATTTTGAACTGAATCAATTCCGTAAAATGGGCATCCGACCGACCGATCCACTGACGGAAGAAGAGACAGCTACATTTGAACGTGTGATTGATTTAAAAACAAAAGTGTTTAATCAATTGTTGAAATTTGAAGAAAAGTTAGCACAAGGTTCAAATGCCAAAGCTTTTGCGACGTATTTTTATGAAACGATGGAAGATTTTGAACTGCCCAATCAGTTGATGACGCAGCGTGATATGTTAGATGAGCAAGGTGAACATGAAGCCGCCGAAGAAATCGACCAAATTTGGAACGGGTTTATTCGAGTGTTGGATGATGTCGTGACCGTGTTTGGTGAACGTGACATGACGTTAACACGCTTTTTAGAAGTGTTAGATGTTGGTTTGAACGAACTCGAATTTTCAATGATTCCACAAACGTTAGACCAAGTGACGATTGGGACGATGGACTTAGCGAAAGTGGAAAATAAAAAGCATGTTTATATGATTGGGATGAACGACGGAATCATGCCCCAAGCGATTAACGGTTCTGGCTTGATTTCAGATAATGAAAAGAAAGATTTTGAAACATATGCGGGAGTGCAGTTGAGCCCGACATCCGATATTTTACAAATGGATGAAGCATTCGTCTGCTATTTTGCAATGACACGTGCGACAGAAGCGGTGACGTTTTCATACAGTTTGATGGATGCGAATGGTGCAGAACGAGAAAAAAGTCCGTTTTTACATGATATCCGTCAAATGTTTCGTAACTTAGACATCATCCAATTAACACACCAACACGCACGTGACACGTTATCCCTTATCGAACATTCACATCAAACGAAAGTACATCTGTTTGAAGCATTTAAAACATGGTTAGATGAAGGATTGATTTCGGATACGTGGTTTACGACTTATGCAGTGATGGCACAGTATCCACAGCTTAACGACGGCCTGACACATTTGAAATCAGCACTCACATACAATAACGATACAGTACAATTGGATGCAGATTTGACGACGCAGCTATACGGTAAAGCGATTCATGCGAGTGTGTCCCGTTTTGAAGGGTATCAAAGTTGTCCATTTAAACATTATACGTCGCACGGTTTGAGACTGAATGAACGTACGAAATATCAACTTCAAAATTTTGACTTAGGGACAATTTTCCATGATGTTTTGAAATATATTGCTGAAAAGGTTGAAGGGCGTTTCAACCAATTAACTGAGCTTCAAATTGCGGAATTGACGAATGACGCATTAGAAACATTGTTACCACATGTACAGTTTAATTTGTTGAATTCAACGTCGTATTATCGTTATTTATCACAACGCATCGGTGCAATTGTACAAGCGACACTATATGCGATGAAGTATCAAACGTCGCATTCACAATTTAAGCCGATCGCATTTGAAAAGTCGTTCCGTAAATCACCGAAAGATGCATCAGAACTAAAAGCAGAAACGTTGTATACATCACAAGGCATGCCAATCTATATTCGTGGCCAAATTGACCGTATCGATACGTACCAAAAGGATAATAAAAGTTTCGTCAATATTATCGATTACAAATCATCATCTTCAAGCGCGTCACTTGATTTAGTGAAAGTGTATTACGGCTTGCAGATGCAAATGATGACCTATATGGATATCGCGCTTCAAAACAAAGAACGTTTAGGTTTAGTGGAAGAAGTGAAACCAGGCGGCTTTTTATACATGTACGTGCATCAATATAGAGATGAAAAGCGTGCGTGGAATGATATCGAAGCAGCCAAATTAGATGAAGCCTTTTTGAAATCGTATCAATTACAAGGATTGCTCAACAATGATGTAGATGTGTTAGAAGCGTATGATGAACGATTAACAGCTGGCTTTAAATCCGACATCGTGCCACTCGGTATGAAAAAAGATGGTAGTTTAAATGCGACGAGTAAAGTGGCGGATGAACAAACAATTTATAAACTGATTCAACATAATAAGCAAAACTTTGTGGATATCGCGAGTCGTATAATGGATGGACATAACGAAGTAGCGCCAATGCAATACCGCAACCATTTACCGTGTCAATACTGTCAATATCAAGCCGTTTGTCACGTAGATAGTATGATTGATAGTCCGAAATATCGTCGGGTGGATGAAAAAATTAAGCCACTTGAAATACTTGCGGCAGAAGAAGAGGAGGATGAAATATGA
- the addA gene encoding helicase-exonuclease AddAB subunit AddA, with translation MIPTKPEHVQWTDAQWESIYAKGQDVLVAAAAGSGKTAVLVERIIQRILRDDIDVDRLLVVTFTNLSAREMKHRVEARIQQAAIEDPSNQHLKNQRTKIHQAQISTLHSFCLRLIQQHYDVLDIDPNFRTASEVENVLLLEEVIDDVFEKHYDRLDPTFVTLTEHISTDRDDAALRLMVKNLYYFSIANPDPIGWLHALDQPYLERHLQQHYLDILNKYVRLYLEAAQNAIEEAYHQFELVGDFPKHIDFIEGHRQFLRRLLSEQPIDKTALATYQLGRIPPKPKAVKEDPMLDAAYENFKAYYEQFKDHLNAVKSSFVGRDDETLLEELQHLAPRVNYLSTLTEDVIHALSRAKRARNILDFSDYEHFALQILRDEQGEPSEIATLYRERFEEILVDEYQDTNRVQESIIGSIKRGDESNGNLFMVGDVKQSIYKFRQADPSLFIEKYQRFNQPDQSSGWRIDLSQNFRSRKEVLSTTNYLFDHMMDAEVGEIEYDAAAKLYYGAPYDEVDIPVQFNVLMVDKDREMTASEQEAYFIAQQVQTILESQKVYDPKTGAYRPAQYKDIVILERSYSNARLIQQAFKEQDIPLFVNSKQGYFEQTEIRLMLSFLRTIDNPLQDIYLVGLMRSVIYQFTEDELAKIRIVSPQDNYFYQSIQHYIEDEAADPAIVAKLKTFLNDLARYQDYSQHHPVYQLIDKLFNDHYIIQYFSALVGGRGRRANLHGLFNKAVDFENSSFRGLFQFIRFIDQMIERGKDFGEENVIGPNDNVVRMMTIHSSKGLEFPFVIYSGLTRDFNKNDLGKPVVLNQHAGLGLQYYDEAQGLFYPSLISMSIDLINQKEFISEEMRLIYVALTRAKEQLYLIGTSKKAEELDMMAAATITDEKLAAIDRFNAKNPFQLMYSILSKHQNTNIQRHQRFEADVEVLDAAVKPRLQLQHMDARDVLPTEQDLATSQGHAIETLEARLAATPLDDELAQRVMEQLLYVYPYQQAVQQASKQSVSELKRQLDTEQADTNYERVRQYRLGVATYERPQFLQEQQHTAAEVGTLMHTVMQHLPFKEAGLTDQALNDYIESLVKRSIIRAHDINVIAIEEIKRFVQSDLYYRIAKSNEVYTELPFVVNQHQVEHTPDTTDASIIQGMIDLVFKENGHYYFVDYKTDALIRRKGMSDEELERQLKEKYRIQMQYYQRALETILKCPVNGYLYFFKYGELAI, from the coding sequence ATGATTCCAACAAAACCTGAACATGTACAATGGACCGATGCACAGTGGGAAAGTATATACGCAAAAGGTCAAGATGTACTTGTAGCAGCAGCGGCTGGTTCTGGTAAAACGGCAGTTCTCGTTGAACGCATTATTCAGCGTATTTTACGTGATGACATTGATGTCGACCGTTTACTCGTTGTGACGTTTACGAACTTGAGTGCACGCGAAATGAAACATCGTGTCGAAGCCCGTATCCAACAAGCCGCCATTGAAGATCCTTCCAATCAACATTTAAAAAATCAACGGACGAAAATTCATCAAGCACAAATTTCAACATTGCATAGCTTTTGTTTGCGTCTCATTCAGCAACATTATGATGTGTTGGACATTGATCCTAACTTTAGAACTGCGAGTGAAGTTGAAAATGTCTTGTTGCTAGAAGAAGTGATTGATGACGTGTTTGAAAAGCATTACGACCGTTTGGATCCAACATTTGTGACGTTGACCGAGCATATTTCGACGGATAGAGATGATGCCGCATTACGTTTAATGGTTAAAAATCTATATTATTTCAGTATCGCAAACCCTGATCCGATTGGCTGGTTACATGCGTTAGATCAACCTTATTTGGAGCGTCATTTGCAACAGCATTATTTAGATATTTTAAACAAATATGTCCGTTTATATTTAGAAGCAGCACAAAATGCGATAGAAGAAGCGTATCATCAATTCGAACTAGTAGGAGATTTTCCTAAGCACATTGATTTTATCGAGGGTCACCGCCAATTTTTGCGCCGACTATTAAGTGAACAGCCCATCGATAAAACAGCATTGGCGACGTATCAACTCGGTCGTATCCCACCTAAACCGAAAGCTGTGAAAGAAGATCCGATGCTTGATGCGGCTTATGAAAACTTTAAAGCGTATTATGAGCAATTTAAAGACCATCTCAATGCAGTGAAATCCTCATTCGTTGGGCGTGATGATGAGACACTGCTTGAGGAATTGCAACACCTTGCCCCGCGCGTGAACTATTTGTCAACTTTAACGGAAGATGTCATTCATGCATTGAGTCGTGCGAAAAGAGCGCGCAACATCTTGGACTTTTCAGATTATGAACATTTTGCGTTACAAATTTTACGAGATGAACAGGGTGAACCGTCAGAAATTGCTACGTTATATCGTGAACGTTTTGAAGAAATATTAGTCGACGAATATCAAGATACGAACCGTGTGCAAGAAAGTATTATTGGAAGTATTAAACGAGGGGACGAATCAAACGGAAATTTATTTATGGTGGGCGACGTGAAACAGTCCATTTATAAATTTAGACAAGCGGATCCGAGTTTGTTTATCGAAAAATATCAACGTTTTAACCAACCAGACCAGTCGAGTGGTTGGCGTATTGATTTATCGCAAAACTTCCGTTCTCGCAAAGAAGTGCTTTCGACGACGAACTATTTGTTTGATCATATGATGGACGCTGAAGTGGGGGAAATTGAGTACGATGCAGCCGCAAAACTTTATTACGGTGCACCGTATGATGAGGTCGATATCCCTGTGCAGTTCAATGTACTCATGGTCGATAAAGACCGAGAGATGACTGCGAGTGAACAAGAGGCGTATTTTATTGCGCAACAAGTACAGACGATTTTAGAGTCCCAAAAAGTGTATGATCCGAAAACAGGTGCGTATCGTCCGGCACAATATAAAGATATCGTCATCCTTGAAAGAAGTTACAGTAATGCAAGGCTCATTCAACAAGCGTTTAAAGAGCAAGATATCCCGCTATTTGTGAACAGTAAGCAAGGTTATTTTGAACAAACAGAAATTCGATTAATGTTGTCATTTTTACGTACGATTGATAACCCACTACAAGATATTTATTTAGTCGGCTTAATGCGTTCGGTCATTTATCAATTTACAGAAGATGAACTGGCTAAGATTCGTATTGTGTCACCGCAAGATAACTATTTTTATCAATCAATTCAACATTACATAGAAGATGAAGCGGCGGACCCTGCGATTGTGGCAAAGTTAAAGACATTTTTAAATGATTTAGCGCGTTACCAAGACTACAGCCAACATCATCCAGTGTACCAACTCATCGACAAACTGTTTAATGATCATTACATTATTCAATATTTTAGTGCACTTGTAGGTGGCCGTGGCCGTCGTGCGAATTTACATGGTCTGTTTAATAAAGCTGTCGATTTTGAAAATTCTAGCTTCCGCGGTTTGTTTCAATTTATTCGATTTATCGACCAAATGATTGAACGTGGTAAAGACTTTGGTGAAGAAAATGTCATCGGTCCAAATGATAATGTGGTGCGTATGATGACGATTCATAGTAGTAAAGGTCTTGAATTTCCATTTGTCATTTATTCAGGGTTAACACGCGACTTTAATAAAAATGATTTAGGAAAACCTGTCGTCCTGAATCAACACGCAGGTCTCGGTTTACAATATTATGATGAGGCACAAGGGTTATTTTATCCATCGCTCATTTCTATGAGTATCGATTTGATCAATCAAAAAGAGTTCATCTCTGAAGAAATGAGATTGATTTATGTTGCTTTAACACGTGCAAAAGAACAACTTTATTTAATTGGGACGTCCAAAAAAGCAGAAGAACTTGATATGATGGCCGCTGCTACAATTACTGATGAAAAATTAGCAGCCATTGACCGATTTAATGCGAAAAATCCATTTCAACTGATGTATAGTATTTTGAGTAAACATCAGAACACGAATATTCAACGCCATCAACGTTTTGAAGCGGATGTTGAGGTTTTGGATGCAGCTGTAAAGCCACGCCTTCAATTACAACACATGGATGCAAGAGACGTGTTACCAACAGAACAAGATTTGGCCACATCTCAAGGTCACGCGATTGAAACGTTAGAGGCGCGACTTGCTGCGACACCATTGGACGATGAACTCGCGCAACGTGTGATGGAACAATTGTTGTATGTTTATCCATATCAACAAGCTGTACAACAAGCTTCAAAGCAATCTGTGTCAGAGCTCAAACGTCAACTCGATACAGAACAGGCCGATACGAACTATGAGCGTGTCCGCCAATATCGTTTAGGTGTGGCCACGTATGAACGTCCGCAGTTTTTACAAGAACAACAACATACTGCAGCAGAAGTAGGGACATTGATGCATACGGTTATGCAACATTTGCCATTTAAAGAAGCCGGATTAACAGATCAAGCGTTAAATGACTACATTGAATCATTGGTCAAGCGTTCAATCATTCGTGCACATGATATCAATGTTATCGCGATTGAAGAAATTAAACGTTTCGTTCAAAGTGATTTGTATTATCGTATTGCGAAAAGTAACGAAGTGTATACCGAATTGCCGTTTGTCGTGAATCAACATCAAGTCGAACATACACCAGATACGACAGATGCATCTATTATTCAAGGGATGATTGACCTGGTTTTTAAAGAAAACGGTCATTACTACTTTGTGGACTATAAAACAGATGCACTCATTCGTCGTAAAGGGATGTCTGATGAAGAGTTGGAAAGACAATTGAAAGAGAAATATCGTATACAAATGCAATATTATCAACGCGCTTTAGAAACCATTTTGAAATGCCCAGTGAACGGCTATTTGTACTTCTTTAAATATGGCGAACTCGCGATTTAA
- a CDS encoding fumarylacetoacetate hydrolase family protein, with translation MKFLSFKHKGETSYGVKVKREEAAWDLKQVFANFGEGDFHPKTLLEGLQQNQTLDFQEHVRKAVVAAENSGNGDAYKVKFEDIEFLPPVTPTNNVIAFGRNFKEHAEELKHEVDRLYVFTKAASSLTGDESTIPNHQDITDALDYEGELGVVIGKSGEKIPKGLALDYVYGYTIINDITDRNAQKAHDQAFLSKSLTGGCPMGPYIVTKDELPTPENVNIVTKVNNEIRQDGNTSQMILKIDELIEEISKYVALHPGDIIATGTPAGVGAGMNPPKFLQPGDEVKVTIDNIGTLTNFIAKD, from the coding sequence ATGAAATTCCTATCATTCAAACATAAAGGTGAAACTTCATATGGAGTGAAGGTAAAAAGAGAAGAAGCGGCTTGGGATTTAAAGCAAGTCTTCGCAAATTTTGGAGAAGGTGATTTCCATCCAAAAACATTGCTCGAAGGATTACAACAAAACCAAACATTAGACTTTCAAGAGCACGTACGTAAAGCAGTCGTTGCTGCAGAAAACAGTGGAAACGGTGATGCGTATAAAGTGAAATTTGAAGATATCGAATTTTTACCGCCAGTGACACCTACGAATAACGTCATTGCATTTGGACGTAATTTTAAAGAACATGCAGAAGAGTTAAAGCATGAAGTGGATCGTTTATATGTGTTTACGAAAGCAGCTTCGTCATTAACAGGTGATGAAAGTACAATTCCGAACCACCAAGACATTACAGATGCTTTAGATTATGAAGGCGAACTTGGTGTAGTGATTGGTAAATCGGGCGAAAAAATTCCAAAAGGTTTAGCGTTGGATTATGTATATGGTTATACAATTATTAACGACATCACAGACCGTAATGCACAAAAAGCGCATGACCAAGCATTCTTGTCTAAAAGTTTAACAGGGGGCTGCCCAATGGGTCCTTACATCGTGACAAAAGATGAACTCCCTACACCTGAAAACGTAAATATCGTCACAAAGGTGAACAATGAAATTCGTCAAGACGGCAATACTTCACAAATGATTTTAAAAATTGATGAGTTGATTGAAGAAATTTCAAAATATGTAGCGTTACATCCAGGAGATATTATTGCGACGGGTACACCAGCAGGCGTCGGTGCCGGTATGAATCCACCGAAGTTTTTACAGCCTGGTGATGAAGTGAAAGTAACGATTGATAAT